Genomic DNA from Selenomonas sp. oral taxon 126:
GATCCCTGCACTGCCATCGTCCCCGCCGTCTTCGGCTCCCCGACCACGACGCCCGAGATCGGCGCAGTGATGATGGTCTCATTCACATCGGAGTCGGCTTCCTCGAGCGTGGACTGCGCCGTATCGTAGTTGTACTCCGCATCCTCGAGATCGGATTTCGACTTCGCGCCGATGCTCTCAAGGTAGCTCATGCGGTTATATTTCGCGCGCGTATTCGTGACGCGGTACTGCGCCTGATCGCGCTTCGCCTCGTAGTCCTTGCCGTCGAGGGTTGCAACGACCTGCCCCGCCGTGACCGTATCGTTCTCCTTCACGAGCACGGAGCTGATGCGCGCCGTAATCTTCGAGCTGACCTCGACCGAGTCCACGGGGCGGATCGTCCCTGTCGCTTCGACCGTGGACTTGATGTCCATGCGCTGCACGGTCACTGTCTCAACCGCCTGTGCCGCATTCTCTGCCGCACTCATCGTATAGTAGGCATAGCCGCCGCCCGCAATCAGGGCAGCTGCGAGGATGCCGACGCCGAGCATCGTCCTCCGTTTCATGGGTTCTCCCCCTTCTGTATCGCGGCAGTCGAACCTGCCTCGGTATATGCCGCCTGTGCTGCCGCGCGCTCCTCCTGTGTTACGGAGGGAAGGCCCGCCGCTGCCGTGCGCTCGCTCTCCGTAAGCTCCTCGCCCATGAGATTCTCAACCTGCGCACGATAGCGCGCGTAGTCATAGCGCGCACTGATGGCGTTCGTCTCTGCCGATGCGAGCGCGGTCTGTGCGTCGATGATGTCGAGCAGAATGCCCTCGCCCGCACGGTAGCGCTCGCTCGCGATGTGGTAGTCCTCACGCGCCTGTGCAACGGCGTTCCCCGTCGAGGTGAAGCGCTTCTCCGCCTCGCGCATATTGAGGTATGCCTTGCGGAGGTTCAGATCAATTGTCTCCTCCGCCTTCTGTACGTTCAGCAGGGCAATATCGCGCTCTGCCTCCGCCTCCTCGATTGCCCCGCGCGTGACGCCGCTGTCAAAGATGTTCCAGCTGACGCCGACGGACGCAGACACATCGCTGCTCGAATCATGGCGCGGCTGAAACTGACTCGAAAGCCCCGTGCCGAGCGTGAGGCTGACGGTCGGTTTCTTCCCCGCCTTCACACTGTCCACCGCCAGCTCGCGCTGGCGCAGCTTCGCACGCTCCGCCATGAGATCGACGCGGTTGCGATAGGCGTAGGAAATGCAGTCCTCCATCGGCTTCTCAAAGGGCTGATATGTGACCTCCGTCGTGAGTGTCAGAGGCTCTGTGCGCGCGATGTTCATCAGATTGCGCAGGGTCGCGAGGTTCACCTCGTAGCTATTCTCCGCGCTGATGAGTTCCTGCCGTGCGTTCGAGAGCTCCACGGAGGAGCGGAGCACGTCGATCTTCGCCTGCGCACCCGCGTCATAGAGCGCCGTGACATTCTTCAGATGCGCGTCGTATTTGTTCACCGTGTCGCGCTGCACCTCGACCTTTTTCGATGCCTCCACCGCACCCCAATAGGCGACGATCACTTCATATTTCAGATCCTCACGCGCACGCTCGGTCATGAGACGCGCCGACTGCGCGCCGATCTCGCCGGACTCGATATTCGCCTCGTTCGCACCGCCGCTGTAGAGCGGCAGTCGCGCGGAGAGGGATAGTGTGTTGCTTGCCTGCGCATCCTCGTCCTTCGACTTGCTCGTGCGCAGCGTATCGCCCGCCTCTGCCGAGATGCTGTTCTTCCCGCGCGCCTGTTTCAGCGCAGCGTCCGCAGAGCGCTCGCCCTCCGCAGTGATGCGCAGCCCCGTATTCGACGCGAGCGCCATGTCGATTGCCTCCGTAAGTGTGAGGCTCATCGCGTGCGCGGGCAGTGGCATGAAAAGAGCGGTACTCAGGGCGAGTGCTGCAAATGCGCGGTAGCACTGCCGCCTGCGCTTCTCTCTATACATAAAGTCCTCCTCTAGTAGGTAAAACGTCCATATAACAATGCGCCCATGCTAACGCAAGGGCGCTAAGTCCTTCTTAGAACGCAGTTATTTTTCTGTTAGAGACTTGGATGCTCCTCCAAGTATTTTTTGGCCGCCTCGAACTGCACATCCTCGGTATCCGTCGGCGTGCGCTCGACCACGATGTCGGGCGTGATGCCCGTGCCGTCGATGGAGCGACCGTTCGGCGTCACATACTTTGCGATTGTGAGCTTCAGTCCGTCCTCGTGGAAGAGTGGCAGAACGGCCTGCACCGAGCCCTTGCCATACGAGGTCGTGCCAATGATCGTCGCCGCACCCGTATCCTGCAATGCACCCGCAAGGATCTCCGAGGCGCTCGCGCTGTTCTCGTCGATGAGTACGGCGATGGGGTATTTACGCGCCGAGAGTGAGGAGGTGTAGACCTCCTCGTCGCCATCGCGGTCAATGACGGAGACAATCGTGCCCGCCGGTACTACCTGCTCGGCGACGGCAACACAGCTCGTGATGAGCCCGCCCGGATTCTCGCGCAGGTCGATGATGAGCGCGGTCATGCCCTCGCCCGCGAGACGGTTCATCTCGCTCGTGAATTCCTCACCCGTATGCTCTGCAAAGGAGCCGATACGAATGTAGCCGATCGCCGTGCCCTCGACCATTGTACCGCGTACGGACGCAACCTGTATGATGTCCCGCGTGATCGTATACTCCTCTTCGCGCCCATCGCGCAGAATGCGCAGGACGACCTGCGTGCCCGCCTCGCCGCGAATGCGCAGCGCGACCTCCTCGCTGCGCAGTTCGCTCGTCGGCACACCGTCCACGGCGATGATCTCATCGCCCGCGCGCAGCCCTGCCGCCTCGCCGGGCGTCCCCTCGAGTACGGAGATGATTTTGACGATATTGTCCTTGAAGCCCATCGTCACGCCGATGCCGCCGAACGAGCCCTCCGTATGCGCGCGCAGTTCCTGGAACATCGTTGGGGGCATATAGATAGAGTGCGGATCACCCAAGGACGCAACCATGCCGTCGATTGCGCCGTCGATGAGCGCCGTCGTATTGGGTGGATTCACATAGCGCGCCTGAATGAATTGCATCACGCCGAAGAAGCGCAGGACATCGTCCGCATAGAGTCCTGCCGAGCGCAGGAGCGCGCCCGCCGCAAATACGGTCAGCATGCTCCCGAACAGTGCGGACAAGACGATGATGCAACCTAATTTTTTTCTGTTCATATTCTCTTTCGCTTAAATTATAGATATCCGAGCGGGTTCACAGGTTCGCCGTTGACGCGCACCTCGAAGTGGCAGTGCGGTCCCGTGGAGTTGCCCGTGGAGCCGCACTCGGCAATCAGCTCGCCCTGCGCGACGCTCTGCCCCGTACTCACGAGAAGTGCCTGACAGTGCCCATACAGCGTCGAGATGCCGCCGCCGTGGTTGATGATGACGGCGTTGCCATAGCCCGAGATCCAGCCCGCATACTCGACCGTCCCCGCCTGTGCGGCGTAAATCGGCTCGCCGTAGTCGCCGCCGATGTCGATGCCGCTGTGGAAACTCTGCGCGCCCGTGATGGGGTGCGTGCGCCAGCCAAAATCCGAGGTAATCTCCCCCGCGAGCGGCCAGAGCATCGCGCCCGAGCCCTGCACGGGCAGATTCCTGAGCCCGCTGCGCTGCAGCATCTGCGTGATGCGCTCGGATGCCGCACGGGACTCGTCCTGCTTGCGGTCGATCGTCGCCTTGTCGTACTTCATCTGCTCAATGAGCGCCTGCTGCTGCTCGACCTTGTCCTCCATCGCAAGGCGCGCCTCGCGCGCCTTCTTCTCGAGCGGCTCCTGAGCCGCACGATCCTTTTCGAGCTCCTCCTGTAGCGCGCGCAGAGCACTCCGCTGGGTGAGCACCTCGTGCACGAGGTCATAGTCCTGCTTGATGACGCGCTTCAGGAGATCCATGCGCGTGAGGAAATCCGAGAAATCCTTTGCACCAAAGAGCACATCCACATAGGAGATCTGCCCGTTGATGTAGATATCGCGCACGCGCCTCCCCAGCGCCTCGCTCTTGCGGTCGAAGTCCCGCTCGGCGACTTCGAGCTTCTCCTCGTTCTCCTCGAGGCGCTCGAGCGTCGCATTCAGCTCCGCGCGGCGTGCCCGATGCTCTGCGATCGCTGCACTCGCCTGCTCGTCGAGGAGACGTTTCTGCTCGGAGAGCGAGTCTATCTTGCCCGCAAGCGCCTCGCTCTGCCGCCCCAGCTCCTCAACCTCGGCGTCATAGCTGTCGCGCTCCTCCTCGAGCGTTGCCGCTGCGCCCTGCCCTGCGGCAAGGAATACGGCGGCAAGCGTCGCTGCGAGCGTCTTTTTCAAACCTTGTTTCATATTACACCTTCAGGAAACGCTTGAGCGAGACCCACGCCCCCACCGCCCCAATCGCCATGCCGAGCCCGATGATGACGAGGCTCACATAGTTCATAAACGGGTACTGCGGGATCAGCGGGAAGAACGCGAGTGTATCGTAGACCTTGCTCGTCACACCCGCGTAGAAGCTGCGCAGGACGACCGCCGAGATCAGCCCGCCGATGCAGCCGAGCACAATGCCCTCGAGCACGAACGGCCAGCGGATGAACTCGTCCGTTGCACCGACGTATTTCATGATCGCAATCTCGCGCCGCCGTGCAAATACCGTCAGACGGATCGTATTTGCAATGATGAAGACGGTCGCACTGCCGAGCAGCAGGATGAGCAGCACGCCGAAGATACGCACGAGGCGGGTGATGTCAAAGAGATGCTCCACAACATCCTGCCCATATTTCGCCGACTCCACGCCGTCCATGCGCGCAATCTGCCGTGCGGCGGTCTCCACCATGTCCGGCTGACGCACCGTCACCTCATAGGCATTCGGCAGCGGATTCTTGTCGCCGAGCGCATCCAGCAGATACTTCTGCTCGCCGAGGCGATCCGCAAGGCGCGTGCGCGCCTCCTCACGACTGACGTATTGAACGGACTCGATCCCCTGCAGCGCGCGGATCTGCGCGCCGACCTCCTCCTCCTCGTCCTCTGTGAGATCGTCCTTCATATAGACGCTGATCTGTACCTGCGACTCAAGCAGGGATGCCGCGCGGTTCATGTTGAGCGCAAGGATGAGGAACACCCCGAGGATAAAGAGCGAGACCGCCACCGTTCCGACTGCCGCGAAGGTCATCCAGTTGTTGCGGCGCAGGGAGCGAAAGACCTCCTGCACATAGTATTCGGCGGTTCTAATCTTCATAGCCATATCCTCCGCGCTGCTCATCGCGCACAATGTGCCCGCCCTCGATGGCAATGACACGGCGCTGCATCGTGTCGACGATGTTCTTGTCATGGGTCGCCATGACGATTGTCGTGCCCGAGTCATTGATGCGCTTAAAGATGTCCATGATGTCCCAGCTCGTCTCGGGGTCGAGGTTGCCCGTTGGCTCGTCCGCGATGAGGATCGCGGGATCGTTCACAATCGCGCGTGCAATGGCGACGCGCTGCTGCTCGCCGCCCGAGAGCTGCGAGGGGAAATTGCGGTATTTGTCGCGCAGCCCGACCACGTCGAGCACCGCGTTCACACGGCGCTGGATCATCTGGCGCGGTGCCTCGATGACGCGCATCGCGAACGCCACATTCTCATAGACCGTCTTGTCCGACAGCAGACGGTAGTCCTGAAAGATGACGCCAAGCCCACGCCTGAGATACGGCACGTCCTTGACATCCATATTGACAACATCGTGACCGTTGACGAAGAGCTCGCCCTCCGTCGGAAGCTCCTCGCGAAAGAGCATCTTGATGAACGTGGACTTGCCCGCGCCGCTCACACCGACAACGAAGATGAACTCGCCCTTGCCGATCTCGATGCTCACGTGATCGAGTGCAACTGCACCGTTCTCATATATCTTCGAGACATTTTTCATGCGAATCATATATGTGTCTTATCCCTCTCCAAAACCAAATTCCCTATGAATTGGGAGTCCTAAAAAACCGCCTATTATTATACCACAAATCAAAAAAACTACAAAGGAATCACTGATAAAATGAAGTGCTCCGGATTGGCAGCAGATTTTTTGTCCTATCAAGAAGACAAACCGGACGCATAGCGGTGGCTATGTGGAGGATTTGTCGACACAGAGAGGGCGAAAAAGATGCGCCAAGTCGGCGGGACTGAATTTATCAGTGTTTCCTTAAACACTGCGTTGCCATTTTCTTCTTCTCATGCTATCCTCTTTGAGGTAAATGATTCTTATTCATAAGGAAAACTGTGATGATCCTAAAAAAAATTTTCTATGTCTCGCTCGGGCTCATCAGCCTCGGGCTCGGCATTCTCGGTGCATTTCTCCCGATCCTCCCGACCGTCCCGTTCGTCCTGCTCGCTGCATTCTGCTTCACGCGCGGCTCGCGCCGTCTGGATGCATGGCTGCGCACAACGCGCATCTACCGCCGGACGATGGTGCTCATGCAGAGCGGACGGCGCGGCATGACCATCGGGCAGAAACTCCGCATCATGCTTCCCGTCACGACGCTCATGGGCATCTCCTTCCTGCTGACCGACCATCCGCACGCGCGCATGGCGATCAGTCTCATGTGGTTCCTGCACGTCATCTTCTTTGTCTTTCGCGTGCCGACGCTAAGGAAGCACTGATAAATTCAGCACCGTCATCTTAGCGCATCTTTTTTGCCCGCACTTCGTCGGCAAATCCTCCACATAGCCTCTGCTATGCGTCCGGTTTGCCTCCTAGTTCGGACGAAAAAATCTACGCCAATCTGACGGACTTCATTTTATCAGCGATTCCCTAAAAAAAGAGGCGTGAGTATTCCGTTTGACAAAACGTATGCTATTCGTTAGAGTATATATGATAGCAAACGGAACGTCAGGGAGGTTTTTATGACAAGCTGCAAAGAAATCAACTGGCACAGCACGCGGCTCGACCGCATGATGAATATACGTGTCTACGGAAAGTCTGCGGGCGTACCCATCCTCGTCTTTCCAACGCAGGACGCGATGAGTGACAACTTCGAGAACTTCGGCATGATCGAGGCGCTGGCAGACGATCTCGCACGCGGACGCATTCAGCTCTTCTGTGTGGACACCGTCGACACGGAGACGTGGTCAAACCACTGGGGCGATAAGGTGTGGCGCGCGCATCGGCAGGAGCAGTACTATGCCTATATCATCGACGAGGTCGTCCCCCGCATCTACGTGGAAAATACGAGCAAGCGCCTCCCCATCGCCGCAGGATGCAGTCTCGGTGGACTGCACGCCGCAATCGTCTTCTTCCGCCGTCCCGATCTCTTCGATGGCGTACTCTCGCTCTCGGGCGTCTACGATGCGAAATTTTTCACCGACGGCTGGACGAACGAGGTTCTCTACGACAACTCGCCGCTCGACTTCCTTGCGAATATGCCCGGCGACCATCCCTATATCGACCTCTACAACCGACGGCGCATTGTACTCTGCGTCGGACAGGGACGTTGGGAGGAGGAGGGTCGCCGCACGACAGCGCTCATGGGTGACCTCCTCTACAGCAAGGACATCCACGCATGGGTCGATTTCTGGGGCTACGACGTCGATCACGATTGGGTCTGGTGGAAGAAGCAGTTCGTTTACTTCCTCCCCTTCGTCCTACGTGAGCAGGCGTGAAATGAGGTGAGCACATGAACTTTATCTTTGTTTCCCCGCAGTTCCCGCGCGTCTACTGGAACTTCTGCGACCGTCTGAAAAATAAGGGCGTCAACGTGCTCGGCATCGGCGACACCCCCTACGATCACCTGCATCATGAGGTGCGCGAGTCACTGACAGAGTACTACTTCGTTCCCTCGCTCGCCGACTACGACCAGATGCTGCGCGCCGTTGCATTCTTTACATTCAAATACGGACGCATCGACTGGATCGAGTCGAACAATGAGTACTGGCTTGAGAGCGATGCGCGTCTGCGCACGGACTTCAACATCCGCACGGGCTGGCAGAGCGGCGATATGGATCACATCAAGAACAAGTCCGCAATGAAACCCTTTTACAAAAAGGCGGGCATTCCGACCGCGCGCCTCGTGAAGGTCACGACGCTTGCCGCCGCCGAGGAGTTCCTCGCGGAGGTCGGCTATCCCGTCATCGTAAAGCCGGACACGGGCGTCGGCGCAACAGATACCTACCGCATCGACAATCACGATGAGCTGCGCCATTTCTACGCTTCAAAGCCGACCGTGCCCTATGTCATGGAGGAGTTTGTCACGGGCGACATCTGCTCCTATGACGCCATCGTCGACGCGGACTCGAATCCGATCTTCGAGTCCATGACCGTCTGGCCGCCGTCTGTCATGGACATCGTGCTCTATCAGCTCGACCTCTCCTACTACACGACGGATCGCGTGCCCGACGCGCTGCAGAAGGCGGGACGTGCCACGCTCAAGGCGTTCCGCGTGCGCAGCCGCTTCGTTCACCTCGAGTTCTTCCGCCTGACGCAGGACAAACCGGGACTTGGGAATGTCGGCGACTTCGTCGGACTCGAGGTCAACATGCGCCCCGCCGGCGGCTACACGACGGACATGATGAACTTCGCCCACTCCACCGATGTCTATGAAATCTGGGCGGATATGATTACGGCGAACCGCCGCCTCCTCCCCGACAGGAACGAGCATTGCTACTGCGCGTATGCGAGCCGCCGCGACTTCCACCGCTACGTACACACACACGAGGAGATCCTGAGCCGCTATGCGGGCAAGATCGTCATGTGCGAGCGCATGCCCGAGATGATGTCGCCGCAGATGGGAAACCAGATGTATACGGCAAAGCTGAGAGGACAGGACGAGACGAACGAATTCATCCGCTTCGTGCAGGAGCAGCAGAGCTGCTGACATAAAAAAAGACTGCATACGCAGTCTTTTTTTATGTCATCGAACGCCGCGCACGGCGATCCAGTATTCGCCCTCTTTGAAATGCGTCTCCACCACCGCAAAGCCCGCCGCACGGAAGAGCCGCTCGAACTCCTCCGGCGTCGGATTCGTCAGCGCGTAGCCCGCGATCTTCTCGCAGATGCTCTCAGGCAGATCATCCCGCTCGTAGATCTCCGCGAGCAGGAGGAACGTGCCGCCCTTCTTTATAACGCGCGCAACCTCTTTCAGGCACTCCTCGGGATTCGGCCAGAAGTAGAAGCTCTCCACGGTCACCACCGCATCGAAATGCTCGTCTGCAAACGGAAGATGCTCCACCGAACCGTGCAGGATCTCCATGCGTCCCGCCTCGATCAGAGGCGCATTGAATGCACGCGATGCCTCCACCGAGGTCTCGGCGTAGTCGATGCCGACGAGATGTCCCTCGGTGACGCGCTCCGCCATCCGCGCGAGCGTATTGCCGCCGCCGCAGCCGATATCGAGCACCGTATCCCCCGCATGGAGGTCTATGTGCGAGAGTCCCCAGTCCACGAGTCGTGCATGACTCTCATTCATGCGTGCGAGCATTGCACGCCCTGCCTCCCCCTCGGGGCGGCGCGGATTCCCCTCCGCCGTCACGCGATCCGTTTCACGCCAGTCTGTATTTGCCATCATTCTACCCCCATCGTCTGTTTCGACAGATCAAAGCCGAACTGCATCGGGTCGGCAGGATCCCAGATGCGCGTCTCCTCGTTGTAGCGCACGGGCACATAGAACGTCACCGTGCCCACGGGCTCGAGCGCGCGATATGCCTCCGCTGTCGCCTCGACTGCCGTCTTGCGCAGCTCCTCGGGCGTGCCGTCCAGCTTCATCCGCTGACGCATGAGCGAGGATGCCTTCTCGCGCGCCGCCTCCATATTGAACCGCGTCACCGTCACCTCGACCATCGCCTGCTCCCGCCCCTGCTCCG
This window encodes:
- a CDS encoding TolC family protein, with amino-acid sequence MYREKRRRQCYRAFAALALSTALFMPLPAHAMSLTLTEAIDMALASNTGLRITAEGERSADAALKQARGKNSISAEAGDTLRTSKSKDEDAQASNTLSLSARLPLYSGGANEANIESGEIGAQSARLMTERAREDLKYEVIVAYWGAVEASKKVEVQRDTVNKYDAHLKNVTALYDAGAQAKIDVLRSSVELSNARQELISAENSYEVNLATLRNLMNIARTEPLTLTTEVTYQPFEKPMEDCISYAYRNRVDLMAERAKLRQRELAVDSVKAGKKPTVSLTLGTGLSSQFQPRHDSSSDVSASVGVSWNIFDSGVTRGAIEEAEAERDIALLNVQKAEETIDLNLRKAYLNMREAEKRFTSTGNAVAQAREDYHIASERYRAGEGILLDIIDAQTALASAETNAISARYDYARYRAQVENLMGEELTESERTAAAGLPSVTQEERAAAQAAYTEAGSTAAIQKGENP
- a CDS encoding S41 family peptidase; translated protein: MNRKKLGCIIVLSALFGSMLTVFAAGALLRSAGLYADDVLRFFGVMQFIQARYVNPPNTTALIDGAIDGMVASLGDPHSIYMPPTMFQELRAHTEGSFGGIGVTMGFKDNIVKIISVLEGTPGEAAGLRAGDEIIAVDGVPTSELRSEEVALRIRGEAGTQVVLRILRDGREEEYTITRDIIQVASVRGTMVEGTAIGYIRIGSFAEHTGEEFTSEMNRLAGEGMTALIIDLRENPGGLITSCVAVAEQVVPAGTIVSVIDRDGDEEVYTSSLSARKYPIAVLIDENSASASEILAGALQDTGAATIIGTTSYGKGSVQAVLPLFHEDGLKLTIAKYVTPNGRSIDGTGITPDIVVERTPTDTEDVQFEAAKKYLEEHPSL
- a CDS encoding murein hydrolase activator EnvC family protein, which gives rise to MKQGLKKTLAATLAAVFLAAGQGAAATLEEERDSYDAEVEELGRQSEALAGKIDSLSEQKRLLDEQASAAIAEHRARRAELNATLERLEENEEKLEVAERDFDRKSEALGRRVRDIYINGQISYVDVLFGAKDFSDFLTRMDLLKRVIKQDYDLVHEVLTQRSALRALQEELEKDRAAQEPLEKKAREARLAMEDKVEQQQALIEQMKYDKATIDRKQDESRAASERITQMLQRSGLRNLPVQGSGAMLWPLAGEITSDFGWRTHPITGAQSFHSGIDIGGDYGEPIYAAQAGTVEYAGWISGYGNAVIINHGGGISTLYGHCQALLVSTGQSVAQGELIAECGSTGNSTGPHCHFEVRVNGEPVNPLGYL
- the ftsX gene encoding permease-like cell division protein FtsX, translating into MKIRTAEYYVQEVFRSLRRNNWMTFAAVGTVAVSLFILGVFLILALNMNRAASLLESQVQISVYMKDDLTEDEEEEVGAQIRALQGIESVQYVSREEARTRLADRLGEQKYLLDALGDKNPLPNAYEVTVRQPDMVETAARQIARMDGVESAKYGQDVVEHLFDITRLVRIFGVLLILLLGSATVFIIANTIRLTVFARRREIAIMKYVGATDEFIRWPFVLEGIVLGCIGGLISAVVLRSFYAGVTSKVYDTLAFFPLIPQYPFMNYVSLVIIGLGMAIGAVGAWVSLKRFLKV
- the ftsE gene encoding cell division ATP-binding protein FtsE — its product is MIRMKNVSKIYENGAVALDHVSIEIGKGEFIFVVGVSGAGKSTFIKMLFREELPTEGELFVNGHDVVNMDVKDVPYLRRGLGVIFQDYRLLSDKTVYENVAFAMRVIEAPRQMIQRRVNAVLDVVGLRDKYRNFPSQLSGGEQQRVAIARAIVNDPAILIADEPTGNLDPETSWDIMDIFKRINDSGTTIVMATHDKNIVDTMQRRVIAIEGGHIVRDEQRGGYGYED
- a CDS encoding secretion protein HlyD, with the protein product MFCPIKKTNRTHSGGYVEDLSTQRGRKRCAKSAGLNLSVFP
- a CDS encoding YbaN family protein, whose amino-acid sequence is MILKKIFYVSLGLISLGLGILGAFLPILPTVPFVLLAAFCFTRGSRRLDAWLRTTRIYRRTMVLMQSGRRGMTIGQKLRIMLPVTTLMGISFLLTDHPHARMAISLMWFLHVIFFVFRVPTLRKH
- a CDS encoding esterase family protein, with translation MTSCKEINWHSTRLDRMMNIRVYGKSAGVPILVFPTQDAMSDNFENFGMIEALADDLARGRIQLFCVDTVDTETWSNHWGDKVWRAHRQEQYYAYIIDEVVPRIYVENTSKRLPIAAGCSLGGLHAAIVFFRRPDLFDGVLSLSGVYDAKFFTDGWTNEVLYDNSPLDFLANMPGDHPYIDLYNRRRIVLCVGQGRWEEEGRRTTALMGDLLYSKDIHAWVDFWGYDVDHDWVWWKKQFVYFLPFVLREQA
- a CDS encoding ATP-grasp domain-containing protein yields the protein MNFIFVSPQFPRVYWNFCDRLKNKGVNVLGIGDTPYDHLHHEVRESLTEYYFVPSLADYDQMLRAVAFFTFKYGRIDWIESNNEYWLESDARLRTDFNIRTGWQSGDMDHIKNKSAMKPFYKKAGIPTARLVKVTTLAAAEEFLAEVGYPVIVKPDTGVGATDTYRIDNHDELRHFYASKPTVPYVMEEFVTGDICSYDAIVDADSNPIFESMTVWPPSVMDIVLYQLDLSYYTTDRVPDALQKAGRATLKAFRVRSRFVHLEFFRLTQDKPGLGNVGDFVGLEVNMRPAGGYTTDMMNFAHSTDVYEIWADMITANRRLLPDRNEHCYCAYASRRDFHRYVHTHEEILSRYAGKIVMCERMPEMMSPQMGNQMYTAKLRGQDETNEFIRFVQEQQSC
- a CDS encoding class I SAM-dependent methyltransferase, encoding MANTDWRETDRVTAEGNPRRPEGEAGRAMLARMNESHARLVDWGLSHIDLHAGDTVLDIGCGGGNTLARMAERVTEGHLVGIDYAETSVEASRAFNAPLIEAGRMEILHGSVEHLPFADEHFDAVVTVESFYFWPNPEECLKEVARVIKKGGTFLLLAEIYERDDLPESICEKIAGYALTNPTPEEFERLFRAAGFAVVETHFKEGEYWIAVRGVR